The Toxoplasma gondii ME49 chromosome XII, whole genome shotgun sequence genome includes a region encoding these proteins:
- a CDS encoding hypothetical protein (encoded by transcript TGME49_248720), with amino-acid sequence MKCREASPANSSSSPYCPAFLGPPVDASGGLPPTLSVSSAAGRSDGADEDLSLGTSSFVDSAVSTACGRDGDSREPTGEDEAPKSDPQRVSPSLEPNETVNVEPDVSPLTWDKGMSSYPPPLPSPGTGSVADIQRVSLANEEELKAREFSGVVKDGDDEQERTSCRDREEQSLPHVSPQLSPWVCENGADEVRGESLYLGMSLTPDHVTGRDSNGDPVLLFLPTEAETLPGASVSFRPDSQACSSSLETHSREQETVESSRVLAKAPADAAVSDYRPRTTLDPNMPAAAPTEAGTTKTAKLAAVGPVLPAESSESGKDEGSMLVGGQRRRGGLAPQQRRSSRVAVSAVDDTTPPQSLAWWMVCWPPSEESSDPFSDVASLQKPASSKDPQRRDSSLFHDLPSGNAESCAFVPLAADAPGRRTSGAGGEGRDPRGEGRSLSPPACEAQTNGNWSPERRRCGGAHATEEANGEAGESDLFSSEFAAFDDSEETLRPVPFSFCPSRREAKNDSREDSPARRSLSPPSRWRQHLEEQLSMEIPPPEWLRDPYSRRPRLVSDALWARPSRSGETGVFCGGPPPESERDCCSRTCFGGAGHETVQAPLKRRRGRATVKARRVPNTDLSPAFPERGETAGPPFESGFPSRSPFAPYPDASRLPLLSRGESRSGPERSMSPPCSRRDDAGRLRRDSGAGAGGSDRGSAVAWGPGAGLGFSETRGRGGPSRGPLPRSRRDASVQPVPGPPLTVRDLIAPRVGTCCCGPTGVCPMCQRTKRGLHPAVSSSTARRETAAAFAAAADELLIADGLPPGSYTPAALGSLGTRDVSLALVERFLGSLLGGDTRLGDLTAPGFHLAWMAYHFLRRLSATSRLPWGLGHAKGPRATFGTQGPAGKAGKSDPTGLHQPPWTERGRRPSPAGGAKGEGPKGGGGPRDLDGARAQAKGVQLKQRGAPTPRPLRSVQGGGHRERDHAGVPSTGTRGEVGPVSLAKRETLERAERGTAAVEGPRLSGVNSGGLAFASANLGSSRAVSMKIEDKSGRAERRTKREESVWGFAQMRNELPLEDAAKEHGGKRRGATQPDMEADDETRGLEGPLWQTNFGFVDSEWPRFVCGTIDRRWALQQCNLSVSLNVEPSPRPASPASGASRGPGAPRGGSRSSPSTVRAVGDKDSRSVSSPFPSLSTGKQKAERGAREKSDKAEKRGPKSPASSQNPSLSALASPVEGKPEPAGVSTRALTASPPAPSAAAPSEGVSPGSRPPASPLGDTSGPSSPLRSSAVPAKGARGDTVDKPKGEKKKGRGSTPGKETAGRTPGGSTAGYEVAVQFEEFPFSAAEWMWPKPLDLPETLTPGLEVQVAIEVRGRFAQWWVDAVVESVSSDGVRCLLTTEDGCLPSLESERGSVSASPPICSRRPTPGLQDAEGASTSIRENRDTSSPFADVDPKPEASGGFPLGHTKKRTRPGGDKEERSAASKLPVSLVKRERSEHDSEGPRSAESDVERVEAASVERREDSGGVDYFGPRSDQGGLCGQASEGGAEEATVENLEGRVLSGDGVETKMTDETELLAHRKDIEGSPEEICVGLQDAHAEQMGSARRPMASSLSDFSAHNSLAVKNSQTKAENDSKEEEEEKEQEKGDQERKEQERGEREEDEEERREACEPHAKRVKRETSPRSQREDSRLSTNPRLVGERATPTKQERKEEEGNSGDEYGKADAGRVKQRASKTPISRGRPGRSAGGKGAFLERLKAPHVCQLRQFLAPQVPAAAPLSRSWRLRPRPLDPEKDLHPGAVLCVSASAASLHLGLPSQHSPQPSPPFFMRDAVVHRVFFGSDRPSAARGPSARASGEEGADSKPAEAVGGQEGSEECKAAGGGRRRGCFPTGIVETQTACVRGEAEDEQGMLSQVKKPTEMEGHTPRQDQGQRDEMAASREGGAVVFCGEISGDRTKGDIAVGGVSAGVEDPETKESVSKSNSVSGSQLAMHVQAEPGAGAPRRASVSGLRLSPPGRSPAFGDGAHLATDEEGKNKEAHASEAVSDGPGAPSSDQPTTRKTTRSLGVARSQLSPASQGESRREKETPPQSRRGVGGAGAGAEGNLIGRRRDKRLDEGSETKKADESRATTHPASSSVACYDGVRPSERVTFVHLYFPYGNQQRIVSVEQLRKCACYRLPYDLHAHFPPESTQTVLRQAHDFLWAIPRALPLVPTLTRAKRATRARRGARGPGLPPRGDSRALSQGVASARETPEVSDSGFGADACVDVRDKEVWDEATDAPTREWSESPPFCMVYAALEDSPFRLPQHLQLVQLLQPELDFDALLGGTWRLRFPQWKPPAAPLRLERPLSFALPSEAPFPRLLHHPSEGPPAAGALTVSLPAWRRLRGWAPYPMDLSAASSAPVAPSHAVTQKVAEEPAQPSQAAGTDACTGTQEADMERATIKDEQRNDVASSAPPPEEAHRLRSRKTETMPGVKQLDCETSARSNIRGEELEPGKTHTGHTLSQASSSAASLPPFPVRSLSLPAAGDVGQPESEETAHIELEDVFASGVLPWATVETLEGAQVDASGRWTSSALYLYEKLLFASWAQRQRVAAFGNDACMRFTAPYRSVAEDIVEPTRSLWGVFSLPSDFEECETVPEVVGDRLVSSGVDRPIQLDIQLGVPASPDTSPKAEKPGKQTLQSRLGTQTGLSCSERRPVRLGRTPTKLEGSANASRVGPETARAGATRRTSPGSAPAWTGEGGLAFSRRPRLPRASAGSSFLERERAGSFNAVYGQFPQPQGGLVRMVRDPEPPHPIFWDTETDEPPSRRPSTDNASLETVSGPSRHNSKAADMCEIAFDEDSARGQPAGPTHGFTATDCVDSPTGSRPSDLTEQVRCKRPLVETETCDAGAALQVEASHTKIARHQLAADSSLGSGQAWSKDVAGIEASGSAGRPNSDLRERDADATFPAEHPTLQRANSRGTEKSPKTGHATTGLEDKRLGETPVGGDDGEERRMLSSRRRTDSAHQTGELQTPIPLSSLQESFGQSPSRKAAELPKRNASQGITVSPFPKGQEGVDTRGTRKRSEAGTDRNQRNSSHMRGSTAELR; translated from the exons ATGAAGTGCCGAGAAGCTTCCCCGGCGAACAGCAGCTCCTCGCCTTATTGCCCAGCCTTTCTAGGGCCTCCAGTGGACGCCAGTGGTGGACTTCCACCgactctttctgtctcttctgcagcgggaagaagcgacggcgCGGACGAAGATCTTTCCTTAGGAacttcttcgtttgtcgACTCCGCGGTCTCCACGGCCTGTGGACGGGACGGAGACTCCCGGGAACCCACAGGCGAAGATGAGGCTCCAAAGAGCGACCCCCAGCGGGTCTCACCGTCCTTGGAGCCCAACGAGACTGTGAATGTGGAGCCGGACGTATCGCCCCTGACGTGGGACAAAGGGATGTCCTCTTACCCTCCGCCTCTGCCCTCCCCCGGCACAGGTAGTGTCGCCGACATCCAGCGAGTGTCTCTCGccaacgaggaagaactgaaggcgagggagTTTTCTGGTGTCGTGAAGGACGGGGACgacgaacaagagagaacgTCCTGtcgagacagggaagaacaGAGTCTTCCCCATGTCTCCCCACAACTGTCTCCATGGGTCTGTGAAAACGGAGCGGACGAAGTGCGAGGGGAGTCTCTGTACCTTGGCATGTCACTTACTCCAGATCACGTGACTGGTAGAGACAGTAACGGTGATCCggtccttctgtttctccccacagaagcagagacactACCGGGtgcttccgtctctttcAGACCTGATTCCCAAGCatgctcttcttccctggaGACGCACAGCAGGgaacaggagacagtggagagcTCTCGAGTTCTTGCCAAGGCCCCAGCCGACGCCGCAGTCTCCGACTACCGGCCGAGGACGACTCTGGATCCCAACATGCCCGCCGCAGCGCCGACCGAGGCCGGCacgacgaagacagcgaagctcGCGGCGGTCGGCCCGGTGCTGCCAGCGGAAAGCAGTGAGAGCGGGAAGGATGAAGGGAGTATGTTAGTAGGTGGtcagcgacgcagaggcggcCTAGCGCCTCAGCAGCGGCGGTCGTCTCGCGTCGCGGTCTCGGCAGTAGACGACACAACGCCTCCCCAGTCTCTGGCGTGGTGGATGGTGTGTTGGCCTCCGTCAGAAGAGTCGAGCGACCCGTTTTCGGATGTCGCATCACTGCAGAAGCCGGCTTCCTCAAAAGACCCTCAAAGGCGGGACTCGAGTCTCTTCCACGATCTGCCCTCCGGCAACGCCGAGAGCTGCGCCTTCGTGCCTCTTGCGGCCGACGCTCCTGGCAGGAGAACGTCTGGGGCTGGAGGGGAAGGACGCGACCCCCGAGGGGAGGGGAGAAGCTTGTCGCCTCCCGCATGTGAGGCACAGACGAATGGGAACTGGAGCCCAGAGCGCCGGCGGTGTGGAGGTGCGcacgcgacagaagaagcgaacggcgaagcgggagaaagcgaccttttctcttctgagTTTGCGGCCTTTGACGACTCCGAAGAAACTCTGAGACCGGTTCCCTTCTCGTTTTGTCCCTcccgcagagaagcgaaaaacgacTCGCGAGAGGATTCGCCAGCGAGGCGGTCGCTGTCGCCCCCCTCTCGCTGGCGTCAGCATCTCGAGGAACAACTGAGCATGGAAATTCCGCCTCCTGAGTGGTTGCGAGATCCTTACTCGCGCCGGCCCCGTCTGGTGTCTGACGCCTTGTGGGCCCGGCCGTCCCGcagcggagagacaggcgtctTCTGTGGAGGCCCTCCGCCTGAGTCGGAAAGGGACTGTTGCTCCAGGACCTGCTTTGGAGGCGCAGGGCACGAGACAGTTCAGGCACCGCTAAAGCGGCGACGAGGCCGTGCAACGGTCAAGGCTCGGCGCGTCCCAAACACCGACCTATCGCCGGCCTTCCCCGAGAGGGGCGAAACCGCGGGGCCTCCCTTCGAGTCCGGctttccttcgcgttctcctttcGCTCCTTACCCAGACGCCTCCCGTCTCCCGCTCCTAAGCCGCGGCGAGAGTCGCTCGGGCCCAGAAAGGTCGATGTCCCCACCCTGCAGCCGGCGGGACGACGCCGGCAGGCTCCGGAGAGACTCGGGGGCGGGGGCCGGCGGCAGTGACCGAGGTTCAGCCGTAGCCTGGGGTCCCGGGGCCGGTCTGGGGTTTTCGGAGACAAGAGGGCGAGGCGGGCCTTCTCGCGGGCCATTGCCGCGATCGCGGCGCGACGCCTCCGTCCAGCCGGTTCCAGGCCCCCCCCTGACGGTCCGCGACTTGATCGCTCCGCGTGTTGGGACTTGCTGTTGTGGCCCCACGGGCGTCTGTCCAATGTGTCAGCGAACGAAGCGGGGGCTCCAtccagctgtctcttcgtcgacaGCGAGGCGTGAGACTGCCGCAGCCTTTGCCGCCGCAGCCGACGAGCTCCTCATTGCGGACGGCCTCCCGCCCGGGAGCTACACACCGGCGGCCTTGGGGTCGTTGGGGACCCGGGACGTGTCTCTAGCCCTCGTCGAGCGGTTCTTGGGGAGCCTGCTGGGTGGCGACACGCGCCTCGGTGACCTCACGGCTCCAGGCTTCCATCTCGCCTGGATGGCCTACCACTTCCTTAGGCGTCTCTCGGCCACCAGCCGCCTGCCCTGGGGCCTCGGACACGCCAAGGGCCCCAGGGCCACCTTCGGGACCCAAGGACCCGCCGGCAAGGCCGGGAAGAGCGACCCCACTGGGCTCCACCAACCGCCTTGGACGGAGCGGGGCAGGCGCCCGAGTCCGGCAGGTGGTGCAAAGGGCGAGGGACCCAAGGGTGGTGGGGGGCCCCGGGATCTGGACGGGGCGAGGGCGCAGGCCAAGGGGGTTCAGCTGAAGCAGAGGGGCGCGCCCACTCCCCGTCCTCTGAGGTCTGTGCAAGGCGGTGGACACCGCGAACGGGATCACGCTGGTGTTCCGTCGACTGGGACGCGAGGGGAGGTGGGTCCCGTTAGCTTGGCGAAGCGGGAGACATTAGAAAGGGCCGAGAGAGGCACAGCGGCAGTCGAGGGCCCTCGCCTCTCGGGGGTCAACAGCGGGGgtctcgcgttcgcctctGCGAATCTCGGCAGCTCTCGTGCTGTCAGCATGAAAATCGAGGACAAGTCAGGTcgggcggagagaaggaccaagagggaggagagcgTCTGGGGGTTTGCGCAGATGAGGAATGAACTGCCACTGGAAGACGCAGCGAAGGAACACGGTGGAAAGCGACGCGGGGCCACCCAACCAGACATGGAAGCGGACGACGAAACAAGAGGCCTGGAAGGTCCTCTCTGGCAAACCAACTTCGGATTCGTCGACAGTGAATGGCCTCGATTCGTCTGTGGAACGATCGACCGCCG GTGGGCACTACAGCAGTGCAACTTGAGCGTCAGCCTGAACGTGGAGCCTTCACCGCGGCCCGCGTCGCCGGCGTCGGGCGCCTCGCGGGGTCCTGGGGCCCCGCGAGGCGGGTCCCGCAGCAGTCCCTCGACTGTTCGCGCTGTCGGGGACAAGGATTCCcgttctgtttcgtctccgtttccttcgctctcgacggggaagcagaaggcggAGCGCGGCgcccgagagaagagcgacaagGCCGAGAAGCGAGGACCCAAGTCCCCAGCTTCGTCACAGAATCCTAGCCTCAGTGCACTTGCCAGTCCAGTGGAGGGGAAGCCTGAGCCGGCGGGTGTCTCCACGCGGGCCTTGACTGCGTCGCCGCCGGCTCCATCGGCGGCTGCGCCTTCAGAGGGAGTCTCGCCTGGGTCTCGCCCTCCGGCTTCTCCCCTCGGAGACACTTCGGGCccgtcgtcgcctctccgATCATCTGCGGTGCCGGCGAAGGGCGCCCGGGGAGACACCGTAGACAAGCCAAagggcgagaaaaagaagggcCGCGGCTCGACGccggggaaggagacagcagggcGAACTCCAGGGGGTTCAACGGCTGGCTACGAAGTTGCAGTCCAATTCGAAGAattccctttctctgcggcgGAGTGGATGTGGCCGAAACCGTTGGACCTTCCGGAGACACTGACGCCTG GTTTGGAAGTTCAAGTTGCAATTGAAGTTCGAGGCCGCTTCGCCCAATGGTGGGTTGATGCGGTGGTcgagagtgtctcctcggacggagttcgctgtctcctcacgACCGAGGATGGGTGTCTTCCCTCACTGGAGTCGGAGAGGGGAAGCGTCAGCGCCTCGCCTCCAATCTGCAGCCGAAGACCGACGCCTGGCCTCCAGGACGCAGAAGGTGCCTCTACCTCGATCcgcgagaacagagacaccagcTCGCCCTTCGCAGACGTGGACCCAAAGCCTGAGGCTTCCGGCGGCTTTCCTCTCGGCcacacgaagaagcgaacgcgacCAGGCGGTGACAAGGAAGAGCGGTCCGCCGCAAGCAAGTTGCCTGTTTCCCTCGTGAAGAGGGAGCGGAGCGAACACGACAGCGAAGGGCCTCGAAGCGCGGAGTCAGATGTGGAGAGGGTGGAAGCAGCCAGTGtcgagcggagagaagacagtgGGGGGGTTGATTATTTTGGACCAAGGAGCGACCAGGGAGGCCTGTGCGGACAGGCCTCAGAAGGAGGCGCGGAGGAAGCAACGGTTGAGAATCTGGAGGGAAGAGTGCTGTCTGGAGATGGTGTAGAGACGAAGATgacagacgaaacagagcTGCTTGCGCATCGAAAGGACATAGAAGGCTCTCCAGAGGAAATCTGTGTCGGCCTACAAGACGCACATGCGGAACAGATGGGAAGCGCCCGACGCCCGAtggcttcgtctctttcagATTTCTCAGCTCACAATTCGCTCGCTGTGAAGAACTCGCAGACCAAAGCAGAGAACGActcgaaggaagaagaagaggagaaggaacaagagaagggagaccaggagagaaaagagcaagagaggggggaacgagaggaggatgaagaggagagacgtgAGGCGTGTGAGCCGCATGCGAAGCGAGTAAAGAGGGAAACGTCTCCTAGGAGTCAGAGGGAAGACTCACGACTGTCCACGAATCCGAGGTTGGTAGGTGAGAGAGCAACGCCAACCAAGcaagaacgaaaagaagaagaggggaactCGGGAGACGAATACGGGAAAGCCGATGCTGGTCGTGTGAAACAAAGAGCTTCGAAGACTCCGATTTCTCGAGGCAGACCGGGGAGAAGCGCAGGCGGAAAAGGCGCGTTTCTCGAGCGACTCAAG GCCCCGCACGTGTGTCAGCTACGACAGTTTCTCGCCCCTCAGGTGCCCGCAGCGGCGCCCCTGTCGCGCAGCTGGCGTCTCCGACCGCGCCCGTTGGATCCTGAGAAGGATCTGCACCCTGGCGCcgtcctctgtgtctctgcatcggCGGCTTCGCTCCATCTGGGCCTGCCTTCTCAGCATTCGCCGCAGCCGTCGCCGCCGTTCTTCATGAGAGACGCCGTGGTCCATCGCGTGTTCTTTGGCTCAGATCGCCCCTCGGCGGCGCGGGGCCCCAGTGCGCGGGCCTCCGGGGAAGAGGGCGCAGACAGCAAGCCGGCGGAGGCGGTGGGTGGCCAGGAGGGGTCGGAGGAATGCAAAGCGGCTGGTGGGGGGAGACGTCGGGGCTGTTTCCCGACAGGCATCGTGGAGACTCAAACCGCATGCGTGcgcggagaggcagaggacgaaCAGGGGATGCTTTCGCAGGTAAAGAAGCCGACGGAGATGGAAGGACACACTCCACGCCAAGACCAGGGACAGCGAGACGAAATGGCGGCTTCACGCGAGGGTGGAGCCGTCGTTTTCTGCGGGGAGATaagcggagacaggacgaAGGGAGACATTGCAGTAGGCGGTGTTTCTGCTGGGGTAGAAGAtccagaaacaaaggagagtGTCTCGAAGTCAAATAGCGTCAGTGGAAGCCAACTCGCCATGCACGTCCAGGCCGAACCAGGAGCTGGGGCTCCGCGAAGAGCCTCGGTGTCGGGTTTAAGGCTGAGTCCCCCGGGTCGTTCGCCTGCGTTTGGCGATGGCGCGCATCTCGCtacagacgaggaaggaaagaataAGGAAGCACACGCGTCTGAGGCTGTTTCAGACGGCCCTGGAGCTCCCTCGAGTGACCAGCCGACAACGCGCAAGACCACGCGGTCGCTGGGCGTGGCGAGGTCGCAGCTGTCCCCGGCGTCTCAGGGCGAGagccggagagagaaggagactccTCCGCAGTCGCGACGAGGCGTTGGCGGGGCTGGGGCTGGGGCTGAAGGAAATCTCATTGGGCGCAGGCGAGACAAGAGGCTGGACGAGggaagcgaaacgaagaaggccgaCGAGAGTCGTGCGACGACTCATCCGGCAAGTTCCTCAGTTGCTTGCTACGACGGAGTTCGCCCCTCCGAACGCGTAACGTTTGTCCATCTCTACTTTCCGTACGGGAACCAACAGCGAATCGTGAGCGTCGAGCAACTACGAAAATGTGCTTGCTATCGACTGCCGTATGATCTGCACGCGCATTTCCCCCCCGAAAGCACGCAGACGGTCCTTCGACAGGCCCACGACTTCCTCTGGGCAATTCCAAGAGCCCTGCCCCTCGTCCCCACCCTcacgagagcgaagcgcgCGACCCGCGCGCGCCGCGGCGCCAGGGGACCCGGCCTGCCccctcgaggagacagtaGGGCGTTGTCGCAGGGGGTCGCAAGCGCCCGGGAGACTCCTGAGGTCTCCGACTCTGGTTTTGgcgcagatgcatgcgttgacGTCCGAGACAAAGAGGTGTGGGATGAGGCGACGGATGCGCCGACGCGAGAATGGAGTGAATCGCCCCCGTTCTGTATGGTGTACGCAGCGTTAGAAGACAGTCCATTCCGTCTGCCCCAGCATCTGCAACTGGTGCAATTGCTGCAGCCAGAATTGGATTTCGATGCGCTTCTGGGCGGCACATGGCGCCTTAGGTTTCCGCAGTGGAAGCCGCCGGCGGCGCCTTTGAGGCTGGAGAGACCCCTCAGTTTCGCCCTGCCTTCAGAGgctccttttcctcgcctACTTCATCACCCGTCGGAGGGGCCTCCCGCTGCAGGGGCTCTAACGGTGTCTCTTCCCGCTTGGCGGCGTCTACGCGGATGGGCGCCGTACCCCATGGACTTGAGCGCGGCGTCGAGTGCGCCAGTCGCtccgtcgcatgcagtgacGCAGAAAGTGGCTGAAGAACCGGCCCAGCCCTCTCAGGCGGCGGGCACAGATGCGTGCACCGGCACACAGGAAGCCGACATGGAGCGAGCAACCATAAAGGACGAGCAGCGTAACGACGTGGCGTCTTCCGCTCCACCCCCAGAGGAAGCACATCGtctgagaagcagaaaaacggaaactATGCCTGGAGTCAAACAACTAGACTGTGAAACCAGTGCTCGCTCAAACATTCGTGGCGAGGAACTAGAACCTGGAAAGACTCACACAGGGCACACACTCAGTCAGGCGTCGAGCTCGGCGGCGTCTCTTCCACCCTTTCCGGTGAGGTCGCTGTCGCTTCCGGCTGCGGGAGATGTGGGGCAGccagagagtgaagagacgGCGCACATCGAGCTCGAGgacgtcttcgcctccggcGTTCTCCCATGGGCAACTGTCGAGACACTGGAAGGCGCGCAAGTCGATGCTTCTGGCCGGTGGACCTCGTCTGCGCTCTATCTCTACGAGAAACTTCTTTTTGCGAGCTGGGCACAGCGCCAGCGAGTGGCCGCCTTCGGcaacgacgcatgcatgcgtttcaccGCGCCGTACCGGAGTGTCGCCGAAGACATCGTGGAACCGACGCGTTCTTTGTGGGGCGTTTTTTCCCTCCCGTCTGATTTCGAGGAATGTGAAACGGTCCCAGAGGTCGTGGGCGACCGACTGGTGTCTTCGGGGGTGGACCGCCCCATTCAGCTGGACATACAGCTGGGTGTTCCCGCCTCGCCTGACACGTCTCCCAAGGCCGAGAAGCCTGGAAAGCAAACTCTGCAGAGTCGCCTCGGGACCCAGACTGGACTCAGCTGTTCGGAGCGAAGACCCGTGCGCCTGGGGAGGACGCCGACGAAACTTGAGGGGTCCGCGAATGCCTCGCGGGTCGGCCCTGAGACGGCAAGAGCTGGTGCGACGCGCAGAACTTCCCCGGGATCCGCTCCCGCCTGGACTGGTGAAGGTGGGCTTGCGTTCTCGCGAAGACCGCGCCTACCACGTGCCAGCGCCGGGAGCTCGTTTCTCGAACGCGAGCGCGCGGGGAGCTTCAATGCAGTGTACGGACAGTTCCCGCAACCGCAGGGAGGACTCGTGCGGATGGTTCGAGACCCCGAGCCGCCACATCCGATCTTCTGGGACACGGAAACGGACGAGCCACCGAGTAGGCGGCCGTCAACCGATAACGCAAGTCTTGAGACTGTCTCGGGACCTTCTCGACACAACAGCAAGGCGGCTGACATGTGCGAAATTGCTTTTGACGAAGACTCTGCGAGAGGGCAACCGGCGGGTCCGACTCATGGATTTACCGCCACTGACTGTGTAGATTCTCCAACGGGCTCTCGGCCCTCTGATCTGACGGAGCAAGTGCGCTGTAAGCGACCACTGGTAGAGACGGAGACCTGTGATGCGGGTGCCGCGCTTCAAGTCGAGGCTTCACACACGAAGATTGCTCGGCACCAACTGGCGGCAGATTCCTCGCTGGGAAGTGGGCAGGCGTGGTCGAAAGACGTTGCCGGGATTGAGGCGAGTGGAAGCGCCGGAAGACCGAATAGCGACCTGCGCGAGCGCGACGCAGATGCCACGTTTCCAGCGGAGCATCCGACGTTGCAAAGAGCGAATTCCCGCGGTACGGAGAAGTCCCCGAAAACGGGACATGCAACGACTGGTCTAGAGGATAAGCGGCTGGGTGAAACCCCAGTCGGGGGGGACGATggtgaagagaggagaatgCTGTCATCGCGCAGGCGGACAGATTCCGCCCACCAAACCGGCGAATTACAGACGCCGATACCGCTGAGTTCACTCCAGGAGTCATTTGGACAATCCCCTTCTAGAAAGGCAGCTGAACTGCCAAAGCGAAATGCGTCACAGGGGATAACCGTGTCACCATTCCCTAAGGGACAAGAGGGAGTAGACACTCGCGggacgaggaaaaggagtGAGGCCGGAACCGACCGCAACCAACGTAACTCATCCCACATGCGAGGTAGCACTGCAGAGTTGAGGTAG